One Chaetodon trifascialis isolate fChaTrf1 chromosome 12, fChaTrf1.hap1, whole genome shotgun sequence DNA window includes the following coding sequences:
- the LOC139339937 gene encoding CASP8 and FADD-like apoptosis regulator, with translation MAVPDQLQAINQIAEALSSSERRRLFYLCESLDTDNSVACMKEMLKRKVMRDESGHLFLMELMLRLRRFDILRKVCNTSRDEVERTLTYREVLPRFRVLMANISEDMDSEDLHRVTFLFGNTLSREKMENAKSFLDVMIELEKLDIVSPERVDVLEECLLNIGRVDLAKKVKAYKTPVATSKHSSQKQRCRAPRPFLPPNSSHPQQQARQAEPHHSASEKIPVSVYREQSCQSHLDLYKFNTNPRGTCVIIDCVGNDGDMLEQTFKALHFNVVIYKWLSVDDILAALRGIFRQRENLEGDGFVCCIISRGATNRLLGTDPYSIGLHLDNVRGLFTADVCPMLAGKPKLFFIQRYSIGEFQPCARIDHRDEDLETDGCDGLPRYDLIPTDADVFWSHCWTDERQLEQGHHRSIYLKALTDALQRGQKRKTHLVDVHTEVNGAIFEHNKRNPGSEYLIELKHTLRKDLYLQ, from the exons ATGGCTGTTCCAGACCAACTTCAGGCCATTAATCAGATCGCAGAGgctctcagcagcagtgaacGCAGGAGGCTCTTCTACCTGTGTGAAAGCCTGGACACGGACAACAGTGTGGCTTGCATGAAGGAGATGCTGAAACGTAAAGTGATGAGAGATGAGAGCGGTCACCTGTTCCTGATGGAGCTGATGCTGCGGTTGAGACGGTTTGATATCCTGAGGAAGGTGTGTAACACCAGCAGGGACGAGGTGGAGAGGACTCTGACGTACAGGGAGGTTCTGCCAAGATTCAG AGTATTGATGGCAAATATAAGTGAAGATATGGACAGTGAAGATCTGCACCGTGTGACGTTCTTGTTTGGCAACACATTATCCCGTGAGAAGATGGAAAACGCAAAG AGCTTCCTGGATGTAATGATTGAACTTGAGAAGCTGGATATAGTTTCACCTGAAAGAGTGGACGTTTTAGAGGAATGTTTGTTAAACATTGGCAGGGTCGACCTAGCCAAAAAAGTGAAGGCCTACAAGACGCCAG TTGCAACATCTAAACATTCATCCCAAAAGCAGAGGTGCAGAGCTCCT CGTCCATTCCTCCCTCCAAATAGTTCTCATCCACAACAGCAAGCAAGACAAGCAGAGCCCCATCACAGTG CGTCAGAAAAGATACCAGTGTCTGTgtacagagagcagagctgtcag AGTCATCTAGACTTGTACAAGTTTAACACTAATCCCAGAGGAACTTGCGTTATCATAGACTGCGTGGGTAATGATGGAG ACATGTTGGAACAGACATTCAAGGCCCTTCACTTCAATGTGGTCATCTACAAGTGGCTGAGCGTGGATGACATTTTAGCAGCTCTCAGAGGGatcttcagacagagagagaaccTTGAAGGTGACGGCTTTGTCTGTTGCATCATTAGCCGAGGCGCGACAAACCGTCTCCTGGGTACAGACCCGTACAGCATAGGTCTGCATTTAGACAATGTCCGAGGTCTGTTCACTGCCGATGTATGCCCGATGCTGGCTGGCAAGCCCAAACTCTTCTTCATCCAGAGATACAGCATCGGCGAGTTTCAGCCCTGTGCCAGGATAGACCACCGGGATGAGGACCTGGAGACAGATGGGTGTGATGGCCTGCCCAGATATGATTTAATCCCCACAGATGCAGATGTGTTCTGGAGTCACTGCTGGACAGATGAACGTCAACTGGAGCAAGGACACCATCGCTCCATTTACCTGAAGGCTCTGACAGACGCCTTACAAAGAGGCCAGAAGAG gaaaacacatcTTGTTGATGTTCATACCGAAGTGAATGGGGCCATTTTTGAACATAACAAGAGGAATCCGGGATCAGAGTACCTCATCGAACTGAAACATACCCTGCGGAAAGATCTGTACTTACAATAG